The segment TTTCAGCAGAATCGGACCGAGGATCAGGGCCGACGACAAGGCGCCGGCCAAAATCGCGTACTGCTGCAGGCGCGGCGTGGCGCCCACCAGGTAGCCGGTCTTCAAATCCTGCGACGTGGTGCCCGCGTTGCTGGCGGCGATGCAGACGATGGCGCCCACCGACAGGGCCGTCACATAGTAACGCCCGCCCGTCCAGCCCATGATCAGGAAGATCAGGCAGGTAAACAGCAAGGTGGCCACGGCCATGCCGGAGATCGGGTTCGACGACGAGCCGATTTCGCCCGTCAGGCGCGACGACACGGTGGCGAACAGGAAGCCGAAGACGAGAATCAGCAGCGCGCCGAGGAAGTTCATGTGCAGCGGCGTGGCGAAGGTGATCACGGCGATGATGGACAGGCAGCCGATGACGACCCATTTCAGGGGGATATCCTGGTCGGTGCGCAGGGTGGAATTGCTCTTGACGCCCTTGCCGATGCCTTTCAGGCCGGCCGACAGGCTGCGCCAGATCATGGGCATGGCGCGCACCAGCGAAATCAGGCCGCCGGCGGCCACGGCGCCCGCGCCGATGTACAGCACGTAGGCGCTGCGCACGTCATCCGCGCCCATTTCGCTGATCAACTTGGTGCCAGGAGACAGCACGGTGGTCAGGCTGTCGCCGAAGAACTTGATCATCGGGATCAGCAGCAGGTAGGACAGCACGCCGCCGGCCGCCATGGTGGCGGCGATGCGCGGGCCGATGATGTAGCCCACGCCCAGCAATTCAGGCGAAATCTCGGCACCGATGGAGCCGCCCTTGAGCGGTGCGGCAAATTCCACGCCCGGCGTATCCTTCCAGCCCTTGAACGAGATATTGAATACCTTGTACAGCAAGCCGACGGCAAAACCGCCGAAGATGATCTTGGCGCGGCGCTTGGCGTCCAGCGCGGCAGCCGAATCCTTCTCGATGCTTTCGCCGGCGGCGATGCGCGATTCTTCCGTGGCGGCCGCCTTCAGCACTTCGGCGCACGCCGTGCCTTCGGGGAATTTGAGTTCCTTGTGCTGGTCGACGATCATCGTGCGGCGCATCGGGATCATCATCAGAATGCCCAGCAGGCCGCCAAGTATGCCGACCAGCATGACGCGCGAGATTTCCAGGTCGAAGCCGAGGATCAGGATGGCGGGCATGGTCACGCCCAGGCCGAAGGCCAGCGATTCGCCGGCCGAACCGGCCGTTTGCGTGATGCTGTTTTCCAGGATCGACGAATCCTTGCCGCCCACCTTCTTGGCCAGGCCGAACAGGGTGATGGCGATCACGGCGACGGGAATCGAGGCGCTGACGGTCAGGCCCACTTTCAGCACCAGGTACAGCGAGGAGGCGCCAAAGACCATTCCAAGTATCACGCCCATGAACAGCGCGCGGAAGGTCATTTCGGGCAGTTTCGCATCGGCCGGAATATACGGCTTCACGGCGCTCGGCATTGCATCTTTTGCCATAAATCAATCCTTAATCTTTTAAAATAAACAGCCCGGATCGATGCCCGGGCTATTTGCTTGAAGCCGAGACTATCGCACAGCCGCGTTTCGATGAAAAGGTTTTTTGAGGTCCATGACGCCGCCCCGCCCGCACAGGAAGCGCCGCCGCATTGGTCTATAATCGCTGCCACCGTGCCCTGCACGCTCACGTGAGACTGCCTTGACTGCCAAACGAACCGGATTTCCCTGGCCTTCCCGCCGCGCCACCGTGCGCGGCTTCATCATCGCCGGCTGCGCCGCGCTGGCCGCCGCTGTGCTGCTGGCCGCCTATCTGTTTATGTACGTGCGCCCCCGCCTGCCCGAACTGGACGTCATCACCGACTACCAGCCGAAGATACCGCTGCGCGTGTACACGGCCGACAATGTGCTGATCGGCGAATTCGGCGAGGAGCACCGCGACTTCGTGCCGATTGCGCAAGTGCCGGAAATGATGAAGAAGGCCTTGCTGGCCATCGAGGACAGCCGCTTCTACGAGCACCACGGCATCGACTTCGTGCGCGCCGGCGGCGCCGTGCTGTCGAACCTGCGCCATGGATTCGGCCACGGCGGCGGCTCCACCATCACCATGCAGGTGGCGCGCAACTTCTTCCTGACGCGCGAAAAAGTCGCTTCGCGCAAGCTCAATGAAATCATGCTGGCCCTGAAAATCGAGGCGGCCCTGTCGAAAGAGCAGATTCTCGAGCTGTACATGAACCAGATGTACCTGGGCCAGCGCTCGTTCGGCTTCGGCAGCGCGGCGCAGACCTACTTCGGCAAACCGCTCAATGAACTGTCGATCGCGGAAATGGCCATGCTGGCCGGCCTACCGCAAAACCCCTCGCGCCACAACCCGATCAGCAATCCGAAAAAGGCGCACGCGCGCCAGCGGCTGGTCCTGAAACGCATGCGCGAACTCGATTACATCAGCGAAGGCCAGTACCAGCAGGCGCTGGACCAGCCGCTGCATATCAACAGCCGCGGCAAGCAGGGTTTCGACACCCACGCCGAATACGTGGCCGAACTGGCGCGCCAGGCCGTCTACGCGCAGTTCAAGGAAGACAGCTATACCAAGGGCATCAGCGTCTACACGACGATCCTGAAAGCCGACCAGGACGCGGCCTACGCCTCGACGCGACGCAACGTCATCGCCTACGACCAGCGCCACGGCTACCGCGGCCCGGAAACCTTCATCGACATGCCAGCCGACCCGGAGCAACGCGACGACGCCATCGACGCGGCGCTGCAAAAACGCCCGGACAGCGATGGCCTGATCGCCGCCGTCGTCACGGAAGTGGCCAGCGGCAAGGTGGTGGCCGACACGGGCGACGGCGAGGCCAAGGCCATCACGGGCGAAGGCTTGCGCTTTGCCGCCCCGGCCTTGTCCGCCAAGGCGAGCGCCGGCATCAAGCTGCGCCCGGGCGCCGTGATCCGCATCACCAGAGATGGCAAGGACAACTGGGCCATCACGCAAGTGCCGCTGGTGGCCGCCGCCTTTGTGTCGCTCGACGCGGACACGGGCGCCTACCACGCCATGGTGGGCGGCTTCGACTACAACCTGCAAAAATTCAACCACGTGACGCAGGCATGGCGCCAGCCCGGTTCGGCCATGAAGCCGTTCGTGTATTCGGCGGCGCTGGAAAAAGGCTTTTCGCCGGCCACCCTGATCAACGACGTGCCGTTGGAAATGCAGGCGGGCGGCAAGGTGTGGGCGCCGCAGAATGACGATTTCAAGTTCGACGGCCCCGTCACCATGCGCTATGCGCTGGCGCAATCGAAGAACGTGGCCTCCGTGCGCATCCTGCGCGCGCTGGGCGTGTCGTACACGCACGACTTCCTCGAGAAATTCGGCTTCGACCCGGCCCGCCAGCCGAACAACCTGACCATGGCGCTGGGCACGGGTTCCGTCACGCCCGTGCAGATGGCGGGCGCCTACGCCCTGTTCGCCAATGGCGGCCACCAGGTGGAACCGTATCTGATCGACCGCATCGTCGACGCCAAGGGCGCCATCCTGATGCAGACCAAGCCGCCCGCGCCGAACGACGACAAGACCCTGGCGCTGGACCCGCGCAACGCCTTCGTGATGGACAGCATGCTGCGCGAAGTGGCGCGCACGGGCACGGGCGCGGCGGCGACGAAAAAACTGGGCCGGACTGACATCGCCGGCAAGACGGGCACCACCAGCGACGCCGTCGACGGCTGGTTCGCCGGCTACAGCGGCGGCATCGTGGCCGTGGCGTGGATGGGCTATGACGAACCGAAATCGCTGGGCGGACGCGAATTCGGCGCCACCCTGGCCATGCCGATCTGGATCGACTACATGCGCACGGCCCTGTCGACGCGCCCGCAAATCACGCGCGCCGTGCCGGCTGGCCTGAGCCAGGTCGACGGCGAGTGGCTGTACGACGAATTCATCGACATGAATGGTGTCAAGACGCTGGATATGGACGTGGAGACGCCGACGGATCCGGCGGCCGTGCCGGA is part of the Janthinobacterium sp. 67 genome and harbors:
- a CDS encoding OPT family oligopeptide transporter, with the protein product MAKDAMPSAVKPYIPADAKLPEMTFRALFMGVILGMVFGASSLYLVLKVGLTVSASIPVAVIAITLFGLAKKVGGKDSSILENSITQTAGSAGESLAFGLGVTMPAILILGFDLEISRVMLVGILGGLLGILMMIPMRRTMIVDQHKELKFPEGTACAEVLKAAATEESRIAAGESIEKDSAAALDAKRRAKIIFGGFAVGLLYKVFNISFKGWKDTPGVEFAAPLKGGSIGAEISPELLGVGYIIGPRIAATMAAGGVLSYLLLIPMIKFFGDSLTTVLSPGTKLISEMGADDVRSAYVLYIGAGAVAAGGLISLVRAMPMIWRSLSAGLKGIGKGVKSNSTLRTDQDIPLKWVVIGCLSIIAVITFATPLHMNFLGALLILVFGFLFATVSSRLTGEIGSSSNPISGMAVATLLFTCLIFLIMGWTGGRYYVTALSVGAIVCIAASNAGTTSQDLKTGYLVGATPRLQQYAILAGALSSALILGPILLKLNEASTVYVPAAQVAPGLTVDASKLTVTGELHGPQADTDHNTYKVWQKTDTVGGPAGKYFVKEDGQLAYLVDPGINGHYSKRPDGSEVKKYDAPKAVLMSYIIKGILDQQLPWTLVLFGVMIAVVLEMAGIPSLAFSVGVYLPLSSTLPIFVGGLVRWLADRRNNKLEHNAKLNEEERQLAGDRSSGVLLASGYIAGGALAGIIIAITAGVLTHFDQMMADWAEHGNPFYAGLHSDALSLLPYAVIIVLLYIVAREKKTDRPQA
- a CDS encoding penicillin-binding protein 1A, yielding MTAKRTGFPWPSRRATVRGFIIAGCAALAAAVLLAAYLFMYVRPRLPELDVITDYQPKIPLRVYTADNVLIGEFGEEHRDFVPIAQVPEMMKKALLAIEDSRFYEHHGIDFVRAGGAVLSNLRHGFGHGGGSTITMQVARNFFLTREKVASRKLNEIMLALKIEAALSKEQILELYMNQMYLGQRSFGFGSAAQTYFGKPLNELSIAEMAMLAGLPQNPSRHNPISNPKKAHARQRLVLKRMRELDYISEGQYQQALDQPLHINSRGKQGFDTHAEYVAELARQAVYAQFKEDSYTKGISVYTTILKADQDAAYASTRRNVIAYDQRHGYRGPETFIDMPADPEQRDDAIDAALQKRPDSDGLIAAVVTEVASGKVVADTGDGEAKAITGEGLRFAAPALSAKASAGIKLRPGAVIRITRDGKDNWAITQVPLVAAAFVSLDADTGAYHAMVGGFDYNLQKFNHVTQAWRQPGSAMKPFVYSAALEKGFSPATLINDVPLEMQAGGKVWAPQNDDFKFDGPVTMRYALAQSKNVASVRILRALGVSYTHDFLEKFGFDPARQPNNLTMALGTGSVTPVQMAGAYALFANGGHQVEPYLIDRIVDAKGAILMQTKPPAPNDDKTLALDPRNAFVMDSMLREVARTGTGAAATKKLGRTDIAGKTGTTSDAVDGWFAGYSGGIVAVAWMGYDEPKSLGGREFGATLAMPIWIDYMRTALSTRPQITRAVPAGLSQVDGEWLYDEFIDMNGVKTLDMDVETPTDPAAVPETVPVETTN